From the genome of Geobacter sp. SVR, one region includes:
- the nth gene encoding endonuclease III has translation MKPDDIHAVIAILREQCRDWRTPAVTVVADGGRDPFKVLVSCIISLRTRDEVTAVASARLFSRAATPELMQHLSVDEVAELVYPAGFYRNKASQILEISRRLVADYGGNVPDDMDTLLQFKGVGRKTANLVQTLGFGKPGICVDTHVHRICNRWGYVETKSPDETERHLRMLLPVDYWIEINDLLVAFGQNQCYPISPRCSTCRIASFCARRGVLKSR, from the coding sequence ATGAAACCAGATGACATTCACGCGGTTATTGCTATTTTGCGGGAACAGTGCCGGGATTGGCGGACACCGGCAGTCACCGTTGTGGCCGACGGCGGCCGGGACCCATTCAAGGTTCTGGTCTCCTGCATCATTTCACTGCGCACCAGGGACGAGGTCACTGCCGTTGCGTCGGCCAGGCTTTTCTCCCGTGCCGCAACCCCCGAGCTGATGCAGCACTTGTCGGTGGATGAGGTCGCTGAGCTCGTGTACCCTGCCGGATTCTACCGGAACAAAGCGTCGCAGATACTGGAAATTTCTCGCCGGTTGGTGGCCGATTACGGCGGAAATGTGCCGGACGACATGGACACCCTGCTGCAATTCAAAGGCGTCGGGCGCAAGACCGCAAATCTCGTGCAGACGCTGGGATTCGGAAAGCCGGGAATCTGTGTCGATACCCATGTCCACCGCATTTGCAACCGATGGGGATATGTCGAAACAAAGTCGCCGGATGAAACCGAGCGCCATTTGCGCATGCTGCTGCCCGTGGACTACTGGATCGAGATCAACGATCTCCTGGTGGCTTTTGGGCAGAACCAATGTTATCCGATCTCACCACGCTGTTCCACCTGCCGGATTGCGAGCTTCTGTGCCCGCAGAGGCGTCCTGAAATCACGCTGA
- a CDS encoding NAD(P)-dependent oxidoreductase produces MLRRIGFIGLGTVGKHMAANLTKANYELTVFDLSQSAVDDLKALGAGAATSAAEAAKGRDLVIAIVPEGSELASLVFGEHGILAGIDPGTILADMGSHALETTMKTAEEAAKKKVMYLDAPVWGNKDHAVNGLMTIIAGGDPALVGRCQEPFSYFGLNVIHVGRIGDATKMKFIVNLVQAELVQVLAEGLVFGEKMGFTADRILEVLDTRGVASPLFHQKGRSMARGDFSRSLALKYVNDQLHMVMNAARLTGLTLPAAEAASKVYEEAVGRGLGEEDFSAVIKVLRK; encoded by the coding sequence ATGCTCAGAAGAATCGGATTCATAGGTCTCGGGACTGTTGGCAAGCATATGGCAGCCAATCTGACCAAAGCTAATTATGAACTCACCGTCTTCGATCTCAGCCAGTCGGCTGTTGATGACCTGAAAGCTTTGGGGGCAGGCGCTGCGACCAGCGCGGCCGAGGCTGCCAAGGGGCGGGATCTGGTAATTGCCATTGTTCCCGAAGGAAGCGAACTGGCGTCGCTGGTATTCGGAGAGCATGGCATTCTGGCGGGCATCGATCCCGGCACCATATTGGCCGACATGGGATCCCACGCACTTGAAACCACCATGAAGACAGCAGAAGAGGCGGCCAAGAAAAAAGTGATGTACCTCGATGCGCCGGTCTGGGGGAATAAAGACCATGCCGTCAATGGCCTGATGACCATTATCGCCGGCGGCGATCCTGCATTGGTGGGACGCTGCCAGGAACCCTTTTCCTATTTCGGCCTCAATGTAATCCATGTCGGCCGGATCGGTGACGCCACCAAAATGAAGTTTATCGTCAACCTCGTCCAGGCCGAACTGGTACAGGTGTTGGCTGAAGGGCTGGTATTCGGCGAGAAAATGGGTTTTACCGCCGACAGGATTCTCGAAGTGCTCGATACACGAGGCGTGGCCTCACCGCTGTTCCATCAGAAAGGGCGCTCCATGGCCCGGGGAGATTTCTCACGGAGTCTGGCGCTGAAATATGTCAACGACCAGTTGCACATGGTAATGAATGCCGCCCGTTTGACCGGCTTGACACTTCCGGCGGCGGAAGCGGCTTCCAAAGTGTACGAAGAGGCTGTCGGTCGCGGACTGGGCGAAGAAGATTTTTCTGCGGTGATAAAAGTACTGCGGAAGTAG
- a CDS encoding thiolase family protein, translating to MAALFRPRPVYVAASWMAPVGRYNGKEKQNLSFLELAERCGEVFTGSPVRRRDIEAVVVGSQNPAAFSAVDNTAAKIAGILGISGAKSVLIDTASSSGASAFENAYLEVASGRNDHVLAIGIQKMSDVSTQESTRIIAGVIDREESEFGLTMPACGALVARALKEKLGLSDEEWTAYAALLTQRSQRFAANNPNAHLNMTIEVSDYYSQIANGKNYRYWHPLRYHDFCPMSDGVAAIILTSKPQDVLVSGLGSATDIPTIADRNYFHSFPATVIAAGYAYGMAGLTNVRKLTGKMHVNMHDPFNGFGPINMVDLGIVSRNRLMDALLDDTLTGPDGAFPTNLTGGLKGRGHPLGATGMIQIVENHALIREKGFIAGLSHSIGGPINNNVVVLLERSDHFQSRRHEPFKPWGLPSLGKLKPKRVSLDALLAGGGSVEGAFVTSTVRFDYKTARPEVVILIVACRFEKTTYKFLFGIDGEYYSRVAIFEGGDPVAIERVDGNIMINRIPVRKFYTRTINGLVELAGNGWKRFIGKNPGPATTQEVPKEP from the coding sequence ATGGCTGCTTTATTTCGTCCGCGTCCGGTGTATGTGGCAGCTTCATGGATGGCGCCGGTCGGCCGCTACAATGGCAAGGAGAAGCAAAATCTCTCGTTTCTCGAATTGGCGGAGCGGTGCGGGGAGGTGTTCACCGGAAGTCCGGTGAGGCGCCGCGATATCGAGGCGGTTGTTGTCGGAAGTCAGAATCCGGCAGCATTCTCCGCGGTCGACAATACCGCCGCCAAAATTGCGGGTATTTTAGGCATATCCGGAGCAAAATCGGTCCTGATCGATACGGCATCGTCATCGGGAGCTTCCGCCTTTGAAAATGCCTATCTGGAAGTGGCTTCCGGGCGCAACGACCATGTGCTTGCCATCGGTATCCAGAAAATGAGCGATGTTTCGACCCAGGAATCGACCCGGATCATAGCTGGTGTAATCGATCGTGAAGAATCCGAATTCGGTCTGACCATGCCTGCGTGCGGGGCATTGGTCGCCAGGGCGCTCAAGGAGAAACTGGGGTTGTCGGATGAGGAGTGGACCGCTTATGCCGCCCTTCTGACCCAGCGCAGTCAACGGTTTGCCGCCAACAACCCCAATGCCCACCTTAACATGACGATCGAGGTGAGCGATTACTACAGCCAGATTGCCAACGGCAAAAATTACCGTTACTGGCACCCTCTCCGCTACCACGACTTCTGCCCCATGTCGGACGGTGTCGCAGCGATCATTCTGACTTCGAAACCTCAGGATGTACTGGTGAGTGGGCTCGGCAGCGCCACCGACATCCCCACCATTGCCGACCGGAACTACTTCCATTCGTTTCCGGCCACGGTGATAGCAGCCGGCTATGCCTACGGAATGGCCGGCCTCACCAACGTGCGGAAACTGACCGGAAAAATGCATGTCAACATGCACGATCCTTTCAACGGTTTTGGTCCGATCAACATGGTCGATCTGGGGATTGTCAGTCGAAACCGCCTGATGGATGCTCTTCTGGATGATACGTTGACCGGCCCGGACGGTGCTTTTCCGACGAATCTGACAGGCGGGCTGAAGGGGAGGGGCCATCCCCTGGGCGCCACCGGCATGATTCAGATCGTGGAGAATCACGCGCTGATCCGTGAAAAAGGTTTCATTGCCGGCTTGTCGCATTCGATAGGGGGGCCTATCAACAACAATGTTGTGGTGCTGCTCGAACGGAGCGACCATTTCCAATCCCGGAGGCACGAGCCGTTTAAACCGTGGGGGTTGCCATCCCTGGGAAAATTGAAGCCCAAGCGTGTATCCCTGGATGCATTGCTGGCCGGCGGAGGTTCGGTGGAGGGGGCTTTCGTGACGTCCACGGTCCGCTTCGACTACAAGACCGCCCGGCCGGAAGTGGTTATCCTGATCGTGGCCTGTCGTTTCGAAAAAACCACGTATAAATTCCTTTTCGGTATCGATGGTGAATACTATTCGCGGGTGGCAATCTTCGAGGGAGGCGATCCGGTCGCCATCGAGAGGGTTGATGGCAACATCATGATCAATCGCATTCCTGTCCGCAAGTTTTACACCCGTACCATCAATGGTCTGGTAGAACTGGCCGGGAACGGCTGGAAGCGTTTTATCGGGAAGAATCCGGGCCCGGCCACTACCCAGGAAGTTCCGAAAGAGCCTTGA
- the rpoH gene encoding RNA polymerase sigma factor RpoH translates to MVAHLPVVADSLSLYLAEIRKFPLMSEEEEHRTAVAFYERKELAAAHALITSNLRFVVKVAHEYRHYGLKMLDLIQEGNIGLMLAVRKFNPYKGIRLISYAVWWIKAYIQNHIISAWSLLKIGTTQAQRKLFFKLREAKNAILRLSDGDDDVHLTAQALNVSDREVIEMEQRLHGEYSLDAELPGSDGVTVLDGIADERMNQEELLSEYESNHRLKQEVANIVAGLNEKERFVIEARVTADEPMTLQEIASHFSISRERVRQIEEAALKKMKQALLPVIAAA, encoded by the coding sequence ATGGTTGCTCATCTGCCGGTTGTTGCGGACAGCCTGTCCCTGTATCTGGCCGAAATTCGAAAATTTCCACTGATGAGTGAGGAAGAGGAGCATCGCACGGCAGTTGCCTTCTATGAACGAAAAGAGCTGGCTGCGGCCCACGCGCTGATTACCTCCAATCTGCGCTTCGTGGTAAAGGTCGCCCATGAGTACCGTCACTACGGCCTCAAGATGCTCGACCTGATTCAGGAGGGCAACATCGGGTTGATGCTGGCTGTAAGAAAATTCAATCCGTACAAAGGCATCCGCCTGATTTCCTATGCGGTGTGGTGGATCAAAGCCTATATTCAGAATCACATCATTTCCGCCTGGAGCCTGCTCAAGATCGGCACCACACAGGCACAGCGCAAGCTTTTCTTTAAACTGCGCGAGGCCAAAAACGCGATTCTCCGGTTGAGCGACGGTGACGATGACGTTCATTTGACCGCCCAGGCACTGAACGTTTCCGATCGTGAGGTCATCGAGATGGAGCAACGCCTTCATGGTGAGTATTCTCTGGATGCCGAGCTTCCAGGGAGTGACGGCGTGACGGTTCTGGACGGTATAGCCGACGAACGGATGAATCAGGAAGAGCTGCTGTCCGAGTATGAATCGAATCACAGGTTGAAGCAGGAAGTAGCGAACATTGTTGCGGGCCTCAATGAAAAGGAGCGCTTCGTGATCGAAGCCCGGGTCACTGCGGACGAACCGATGACCCTGCAGGAAATCGCCAGCCATTTTTCCATTTCCCGCGAGCGGGTCAGGCAGATTGAGGAAGCAGCGCTGAAAAAGATGAAACAGGCTTTATTGCCTGTGATTGCAGCAGCTTGA